From the Deltaproteobacteria bacterium genome, one window contains:
- the amrS gene encoding AmmeMemoRadiSam system radical SAM enzyme, giving the protein METSRRDFIKTTFCATCGALVLPWHFAWAKEDFSPTDPHVKEAYFYSQLDNGKVRCDTCPHECVVLPGNRGRCLTKVNIGGKLYSISYANPCVVHVDPVEKKPLLHFHPGSKAFSLAVAGCNFHCLNCQNWEISQTSPDKTRNQNMSPDEVVLMASGYGCKSIAYTYSEATTFYEYMVDISAKAKKVGIKNIWVSNAYISQAALNRLCDVIDAASVNLKSFSDKIYWDLNGGHLEPVLETFKTLHRRGVWMEIINLVIPTYTDDLEMTKKMCGWILDNLGSEYPLHFSRFFPQYKLIRLPPTPVEVLEKAKEIALKEGLNHVYIGNVPGGCDKTICPNCRRTVVQRRGYTVVANLIDKGKCKFCGIPISGTWD; this is encoded by the coding sequence ATGGAAACATCCCGCAGAGATTTCATAAAGACCACATTTTGCGCAACCTGTGGCGCTTTGGTCCTTCCGTGGCATTTTGCATGGGCCAAAGAGGACTTTTCTCCCACAGACCCACATGTAAAGGAGGCCTATTTTTACAGTCAACTCGATAATGGCAAGGTGCGGTGTGACACCTGTCCCCACGAATGCGTGGTCCTTCCCGGCAACCGCGGAAGATGCCTGACCAAGGTGAACATAGGGGGAAAACTCTATAGCATTTCTTATGCAAACCCTTGCGTTGTCCATGTTGACCCTGTGGAGAAAAAGCCGCTGCTGCATTTTCATCCCGGAAGCAAGGCCTTTTCTCTTGCAGTAGCCGGATGCAACTTCCACTGCCTGAACTGCCAGAACTGGGAGATATCTCAAACAAGCCCGGACAAGACGCGCAATCAGAATATGTCTCCGGACGAAGTCGTGTTGATGGCTTCCGGTTACGGGTGCAAAAGCATTGCTTATACTTATTCTGAGGCCACGACGTTTTATGAATACATGGTCGACATATCGGCCAAGGCGAAAAAGGTGGGGATTAAGAATATCTGGGTAAGCAATGCATACATTAGTCAAGCCGCCCTGAACAGGCTATGTGATGTGATAGATGCGGCCAGTGTGAATCTCAAGAGTTTTTCAGACAAGATCTATTGGGACTTAAACGGCGGGCATCTTGAGCCTGTCCTTGAAACCTTCAAGACCCTTCACCGACGAGGGGTTTGGATGGAGATTATCAATCTGGTCATTCCCACTTACACAGACGATCTGGAAATGACAAAAAAAATGTGCGGCTGGATTCTGGATAACCTTGGATCTGAATATCCCCTTCATTTTTCCAGATTCTTTCCCCAGTACAAGCTTATCCGTCTCCCGCCCACGCCGGTGGAGGTCTTGGAAAAGGCCAAGGAGATAGCTTTGAAAGAAGGTCTCAATCACGTTTACATCGGCAATGTGCCTGGTGGGTGTGACAAGACCATATGTCCCAACTGCAGGCGTACTGTGGTTCAAAGAAGGGGTTACACGGTTGTAGCAAACCTGATAGACAAGGGAAAATGCAAGTTTTGCGGAATCCCCATTAGCGGCACGTGGGATTGA